Proteins from a single region of Paraglaciecola sp. T6c:
- a CDS encoding TonB-dependent receptor encodes MSVLKLSALCSALISAGVYAAEKPIQKDEQSIETLVITANPIGRSVLESATPVTILGGEALDNSQAATLGETLKGLPGVNSTYFGPVASSPIIRGLDGPRVKVLQNGLDASDASRVGPDHVTTVEAATATQIEVLRGPATLLYGSGAIGGVVNVVDNRLPRERQEDINGEVATSYDTVSNEKMLSGDINGGVGNFAFHADGFTRDSDDYDIPNEASDADSDSIGKLENSAIDATGGTLGIGWIGDDVNVAFSYARLDNEYGIPGHEHAHEEDEHDEEDHDEDDHDDEHEEEHEEESVFARLKQNRYQSRVDWQNIDGPFTQVHWLNAYTDYEHSEIEDGAVGTTFSNEAKESRLWAKHAPLSGWEGVVGIHYTSSDFSALGDEAFTPSTKTTSTALFILEEKQTGAFLWQLGARFEHTKHQPDNTFFAEEEHHEEEEEHEEEHGEINFSDGSFNANSFSAGVVYTLNDRSSLAFNYARSERAPSASEIFSNGLHISTGTFEVGAGFDIELDEDGYELVQSTRSVENEVSNNVDLSYRYHGDTITADVSFFYNDIANYLYEQDTGLDSEQLHGHDEEEELEDEHDHEEEVTPVFIFRQQDAVLYGFEAQLDWHLNDNLRIESFADYTRAKLDEAASEEGNRNVPRIPAMRLGMEFHWETDDWHAELGATHYAKQSHFASYETQTEGYTLVSASMNYYTSVADSDVTLFVKGNNLTDRVARVHSSFLKDVAPLPGRSFVLGARVNF; translated from the coding sequence ATGTCAGTGTTAAAACTATCCGCGTTATGCAGCGCGCTTATCAGTGCAGGCGTTTATGCCGCAGAAAAACCAATCCAAAAAGATGAACAAAGTATTGAGACCTTAGTTATCACTGCCAACCCCATTGGCCGTTCGGTGCTTGAATCCGCGACTCCTGTAACTATTTTAGGCGGTGAAGCATTAGATAATTCTCAAGCGGCTACGTTAGGTGAAACCCTCAAAGGTCTGCCCGGCGTTAACAGTACCTACTTTGGTCCTGTCGCCAGTAGCCCAATTATTCGCGGTTTAGATGGTCCACGAGTTAAAGTATTGCAAAATGGATTAGACGCTTCTGATGCGTCTCGCGTCGGCCCTGATCATGTCACCACGGTTGAGGCCGCAACGGCCACTCAAATTGAAGTATTGCGTGGCCCTGCCACCTTACTTTATGGCAGTGGTGCAATTGGCGGCGTGGTCAACGTGGTAGATAATCGTTTACCTCGCGAGCGTCAAGAAGACATTAACGGTGAAGTGGCCACATCTTACGATACCGTGTCGAACGAAAAGATGTTGTCAGGTGATATCAACGGTGGCGTGGGCAATTTTGCTTTTCATGCTGACGGTTTTACCCGTGACAGCGATGACTACGACATCCCTAATGAAGCCAGTGATGCAGATTCTGACAGCATAGGTAAATTAGAAAACTCAGCCATTGATGCCACCGGTGGCACCTTAGGTATTGGCTGGATAGGTGACGACGTCAATGTGGCCTTTTCATATGCCCGTTTGGATAACGAATATGGCATACCGGGTCATGAGCATGCACATGAGGAAGACGAGCACGATGAAGAAGACCATGATGAGGACGATCATGACGACGAACATGAAGAAGAGCATGAAGAAGAAAGCGTATTTGCACGCTTAAAGCAAAACCGGTATCAATCTAGAGTCGATTGGCAAAACATTGACGGGCCATTTACTCAGGTACATTGGCTCAATGCATATACAGATTATGAGCACAGTGAAATTGAAGATGGCGCAGTGGGTACCACGTTCAGCAATGAAGCAAAAGAGTCTCGTTTATGGGCAAAGCATGCACCACTAAGTGGATGGGAAGGCGTGGTAGGTATTCATTACACCTCATCTGACTTTTCTGCTCTGGGGGATGAGGCATTCACACCCAGTACCAAAACCACCTCTACTGCGCTATTTATATTAGAAGAGAAGCAAACAGGCGCGTTCTTATGGCAACTCGGGGCACGCTTCGAGCATACCAAACATCAGCCAGATAACACCTTTTTCGCTGAAGAAGAACATCACGAAGAGGAAGAGGAACACGAAGAAGAGCACGGCGAGATCAACTTCTCTGATGGGTCTTTTAACGCTAATAGTTTCTCAGCGGGTGTTGTGTACACCTTGAATGATAGAAGCTCATTGGCCTTCAACTATGCCCGCTCTGAGCGTGCACCTTCAGCGTCCGAAATATTTTCTAACGGCCTTCATATCAGCACAGGTACCTTCGAAGTCGGTGCGGGGTTTGATATTGAGTTGGACGAAGACGGCTATGAATTAGTCCAGTCCACCAGAAGTGTTGAGAACGAAGTGTCAAACAACGTCGACTTAAGTTACCGCTATCACGGAGATACGATCACGGCTGATGTAAGCTTTTTCTACAACGACATCGCTAATTACCTGTATGAGCAAGACACGGGACTAGACAGTGAACAACTGCACGGACACGACGAAGAAGAAGAATTAGAAGATGAGCACGATCATGAAGAAGAGGTTACGCCAGTGTTTATCTTCCGTCAGCAAGACGCGGTTTTATATGGTTTTGAAGCCCAGCTAGACTGGCACTTAAATGATAACCTGCGAATCGAGAGCTTTGCCGATTACACTCGCGCCAAGTTAGATGAAGCCGCCAGCGAAGAAGGTAACCGTAACGTACCGCGCATACCTGCAATGCGCCTAGGGATGGAGTTTCATTGGGAAACCGACGATTGGCATGCGGAGCTAGGAGCGACTCATTATGCCAAACAGAGTCATTTTGCATCATATGAAACCCAAACTGAGGGTTACACCTTGGTGTCAGCCTCGATGAATTACTACACCTCAGTGGCTGATTCAGATGTGACCTTATTTGTTAAAGGCAATAATCTGACTGACAGGGTTGCACGGGTGCATTCTTCTTTCTTAAAAGATGTAGCACCACTACCTGGTCGCTCTTTTGTGCTGGGTGCTCGAGTTAACTTCTAA
- a CDS encoding MalY/PatB family protein yields the protein MQFDKIIDRTPSNAYKWERYKGRDILPMWIADTEFRCAEPILDALKARAEHGLLGYTLPNHAAGAIQAVVDWMAKQYDWKIEPQWLVWTPGVVPGFNMACQAFCQPGDKVIVQTPNYPPMLAAPKLNGLARADVPTVEVDGKWMLDFDVLEQHAKDPKCTLFILCNPMNPVGSVLDEAQLTRVAEICAANNVMLCSDEIHCDLILDKDAKHIPAGKLASAENNSVTLMAASKTFNVAGLGTSFAIIPDAKVRQRFTQAGQGLVPWVNVMGLAATEAAFTQCDDWLAAQLDYLRANRDYLVEQINQIDGLRVIAPQATFLAWIDASGLGVENPQTYFEEKGVGPSPGIDFGDKQFVRINFGCPRSQLEQAINCLKA from the coding sequence ATGCAGTTTGACAAAATTATTGATAGAACCCCCTCAAATGCCTACAAATGGGAACGCTACAAAGGTCGAGATATTCTCCCTATGTGGATTGCCGACACAGAATTTCGCTGTGCAGAGCCTATTCTTGATGCATTAAAAGCCCGTGCTGAACATGGATTACTTGGCTACACCTTGCCTAATCACGCGGCTGGCGCAATTCAAGCTGTGGTTGATTGGATGGCCAAGCAATATGATTGGAAAATTGAGCCTCAGTGGTTGGTATGGACTCCAGGGGTCGTGCCTGGCTTTAACATGGCGTGCCAAGCTTTCTGCCAACCCGGCGACAAGGTTATTGTGCAAACTCCAAATTACCCACCTATGTTAGCGGCCCCAAAACTGAATGGATTAGCGCGTGCTGATGTACCCACGGTGGAAGTGGACGGTAAGTGGATGCTTGATTTCGATGTGCTAGAGCAGCACGCTAAAGATCCAAAATGCACCTTATTTATTTTGTGCAACCCAATGAATCCAGTAGGCAGTGTGTTAGACGAGGCTCAACTTACCCGCGTGGCAGAGATATGCGCGGCGAATAATGTGATGCTATGTTCTGATGAAATTCACTGCGATCTGATTCTTGATAAAGACGCGAAGCATATTCCTGCGGGTAAGCTCGCCAGCGCAGAAAATAACTCAGTCACCCTAATGGCAGCCAGTAAAACCTTTAACGTGGCAGGTTTGGGCACGTCATTTGCGATTATTCCTGATGCTAAAGTGCGTCAGCGTTTTACTCAAGCGGGGCAAGGTTTAGTGCCTTGGGTGAACGTAATGGGCCTAGCGGCGACAGAAGCGGCGTTTACTCAATGTGATGATTGGTTGGCTGCCCAGTTAGATTACTTACGCGCTAATCGTGACTACTTAGTGGAGCAAATTAACCAAATCGACGGCTTACGCGTTATTGCCCCACAAGCGACTTTCCTCGCTTGGATCGACGCTAGCGGCTTAGGCGTGGAAAATCCTCAAACATATTTTGAAGAAAAAGGTGTCGGGCCATCACCCGGTATCGATTTTGGAGATAAACAGTTTGTGCGCATAAATTTCGGTTGCCCCCGTTCACAACTAGAGCAAGCGATTAACTGTCTTAAAGCCTAA
- a CDS encoding response regulator → MHDVNVMIIDDDDITLTLLEHIVEELVSGEILAFSSSIKAHAFLLTEDAQRINLVICDWQMPSVSGIKILETLRVKLENCPFLMVTAMPTRDLVMSAKRLGVTDFIAKPFSSDELTQKLSTLLEKISPA, encoded by the coding sequence GTGCACGATGTAAATGTAATGATAATTGATGATGACGATATTACGCTAACATTGCTTGAGCACATTGTGGAGGAATTGGTCAGTGGTGAAATACTCGCTTTTTCAAGCAGTATTAAAGCCCATGCTTTTTTATTGACCGAAGATGCACAACGTATCAACTTAGTGATTTGTGACTGGCAAATGCCCAGTGTCAGCGGTATTAAAATACTAGAAACCTTGCGTGTGAAGTTGGAAAATTGCCCATTTTTGATGGTAACGGCAATGCCTACCCGAGATTTAGTAATGAGCGCCAAACGCCTTGGTGTGACAGATTTCATCGCTAAGCCCTTCAGTTCTGATGAGCTTACTCAGAAGCTTTCAACACTACTTGAGAAAATTAGTCCAGCTTAA
- a CDS encoding DNA polymerase II, which yields MGNTNRGFILTSDQRDIGAKTCLEFWLLSDKGPIKVTTEAQQSVFFISQQDTQKVSDILASSEIRFTLKALPLKRFDQQLVSAIYFARTKQAYAAKERLRVHEVAFYEADIRLADRYLMERFIYASADISGVQQGTSPYVTYTQSHLKPAQYTPSFSVLSIDIECSEKGELYSIGLAQSNYQTVFMIGEAEEGPKWLQWVNNEEALIRSFITEVNRIDPDIIIGWNVVNFDFRLLIERAQLYRLKLTLGRGGEAVYWRDAPNEVNQGYISMPGRVVVDGIDALKTATYQFSSFSLEFVAQTLLGKGKLTDDVDDRLAKIKHDFLYNKVKLAEYNLQDCQLVLEIFEHTKMLDFLTLRSQLTGLELNRVGGSVAAFVNLYLPKLHRAGYISPNRPIDGGLASPGGYVMTSQPGLYRNVLVLDFKSLYPSIIRTFKIDPLGLVEGLRYPEAGIQGFKNAVFSREHHFLPDIITSLWQQRDTAKRDQDAARSQAIKILMNSFYGVLGSGGCPFYDTRLASSITLRGHEIMQTTATWVESMGYKVIYGDTDSIFVWLGDDITADEGHNIGQQLQGEINQRWTQAITEQHQLQSYLEIEFETQFERFLMPTIRGSELGSKKRYAGLKRQIGGQAELVFKGLESVRSDWTPMAKSFQLALYERVFADQDVKDYVLRVVEQTRNGELDEQLVYRKRIRRPLVQYIKNVPPHVKAARLADEQNQQLGKPLRYQHKGQIAYVITLNGAQPVGYQNSALDYEHYIDKQIRPIAESILPFIGLSFTEITSAQLGLF from the coding sequence ATGGGAAACACTAATCGAGGATTTATTCTTACCTCGGATCAGCGCGATATTGGCGCAAAGACCTGTCTTGAATTTTGGTTGTTGAGCGACAAGGGGCCAATCAAAGTCACTACTGAGGCTCAGCAGTCGGTTTTCTTTATCAGTCAGCAAGATACACAGAAAGTATCCGATATTCTGGCCTCAAGTGAAATCCGCTTTACCCTTAAAGCCTTGCCCTTAAAGCGTTTTGACCAACAGTTGGTCAGTGCAATTTACTTTGCTAGAACGAAGCAAGCTTATGCCGCTAAAGAGCGTTTAAGAGTGCACGAGGTGGCGTTTTACGAAGCCGATATACGCTTAGCTGACAGATATTTAATGGAGCGCTTTATCTATGCAAGCGCCGATATCAGTGGTGTTCAACAAGGAACATCGCCTTATGTCACGTATACACAAAGCCACTTAAAACCGGCCCAGTACACCCCCTCTTTTTCAGTACTCTCAATTGATATTGAGTGCAGCGAGAAAGGGGAGCTGTATTCAATTGGCCTAGCGCAGAGTAACTACCAAACAGTATTTATGATTGGTGAAGCCGAAGAAGGCCCAAAGTGGTTGCAATGGGTTAATAATGAAGAGGCGCTCATTCGGTCTTTTATTACTGAGGTTAATCGTATTGACCCAGACATTATCATTGGCTGGAATGTGGTTAATTTTGATTTTCGGCTGCTTATTGAGCGGGCCCAGCTGTATAGGCTAAAGCTTACATTAGGCCGAGGTGGCGAAGCCGTTTATTGGCGCGACGCCCCAAATGAAGTGAATCAAGGCTATATCAGCATGCCTGGCCGGGTGGTGGTAGACGGTATAGATGCGCTTAAAACCGCAACGTATCAATTTAGCAGTTTCAGCTTGGAGTTTGTTGCCCAAACGCTGTTGGGTAAAGGCAAACTCACGGATGACGTTGATGACAGGCTAGCCAAAATTAAGCACGACTTTTTATATAACAAAGTCAAACTAGCTGAATATAATCTGCAAGACTGCCAACTCGTACTAGAGATTTTTGAGCATACAAAAATGTTGGACTTTCTGACATTGCGCAGTCAATTAACGGGCCTTGAATTAAATCGCGTGGGTGGCTCAGTAGCCGCTTTTGTTAATCTGTACTTACCAAAACTGCATCGCGCTGGGTATATATCGCCGAACCGCCCTATTGACGGCGGCTTAGCCAGCCCAGGTGGATATGTCATGACCTCACAGCCGGGTCTGTATCGTAATGTACTGGTGCTCGATTTTAAGAGCTTGTATCCGTCAATTATTCGCACATTTAAGATAGACCCCCTTGGTTTGGTAGAAGGCCTGCGGTATCCAGAGGCCGGCATACAAGGGTTTAAAAACGCTGTTTTCTCTCGAGAGCATCACTTCTTACCAGACATCATCACCTCCTTATGGCAACAAAGGGATACGGCCAAACGCGATCAAGATGCGGCGCGCTCTCAAGCGATTAAAATACTAATGAACTCGTTTTATGGGGTGCTTGGCTCAGGCGGCTGCCCCTTTTACGACACGCGTTTGGCCAGTTCAATCACCTTGCGCGGTCATGAAATCATGCAAACTACAGCCACTTGGGTTGAAAGCATGGGTTATAAGGTAATTTATGGCGATACCGATTCCATTTTCGTTTGGTTGGGTGATGATATTACCGCTGATGAAGGGCATAACATCGGGCAGCAATTGCAGGGTGAAATTAATCAGCGCTGGACTCAAGCCATCACCGAACAACATCAATTACAGAGTTATTTGGAAATTGAATTTGAAACCCAGTTTGAGCGATTTCTTATGCCAACGATACGTGGCTCCGAGCTGGGTAGTAAGAAGCGTTATGCTGGCCTGAAGCGGCAAATAGGAGGGCAAGCTGAACTTGTTTTCAAAGGGTTAGAGTCGGTACGTTCTGACTGGACGCCTATGGCGAAGTCGTTCCAATTGGCTCTTTACGAGCGGGTATTTGCTGATCAAGACGTGAAAGACTATGTGCTGCGCGTCGTAGAGCAAACACGAAATGGTGAATTGGATGAACAACTGGTATATCGCAAGAGGATCAGGCGTCCCTTGGTGCAGTATATTAAAAACGTCCCGCCTCACGTCAAGGCCGCGCGCCTAGCAGACGAACAGAATCAGCAACTGGGCAAACCTCTGCGCTATCAACATAAAGGGCAAATTGCTTATGTGATTACCTTAAACGGCGCGCAGCCTGTTGGGTATCAAAACAGTGCGTTAGATTACGAGCATTATATTGATAAACAAATACGACCTATTGCTGAGAGTATTTTGCCCTTTATCGGGCTATCTTTTACTGAGATAACCAGTGCTCAATTGGGTTTATTTTAG
- a CDS encoding tetratricopeptide repeat-containing diguanylate cyclase: MIKVIWICTVLIFWVPVKAFAAQAVVYSFSDEYQSLTSRLTTAPQQVLTQLINSAPQHEASNVVKAEYYAILSDTYYALTYPQKAIESAQQGLSFITEESEPWLYHNLKLIEATAIEMAGEPIDALLAVNKAVAWAKDNHSEATYILGLYVRGLLFTSLNEYSGAAENFLEAYSLSTQYTGKISKANIAGMIGVMYENRGDYKLAIPYYAEAVAHARKNNEPLNLSIVLFGLGSANFGAGNIDLGETQLIESADIARSLDDSQGVGYALKQLAKISIKKQDYALAEKRLKRAADIFAESENRPIDFQISKSLFEVALATGELEKAEQHRDSAKEYLNPATMPSDTIEIEQLEAELAAAQGDLAAAYAHMQHALTLSSEYHATRNSEQLHRLRAIYRVRASEQENKILEHQNRLQRFALSAQEQRNIYLWAFLGIVLVVCCLLAVMVYRVKAQSRALTKLAITDDLTGLYNRRHIIEQLERQVHAANRYKYDLCVAIIDLDFFKKINDSYGHAVGDRVLIEFSDICSKNLRQSDIIGRIGGEEFLVILPHTNLQDGYNALDGLRHKISMVNNVVDIKDLSISASIGLTFNTDSRESMQLMADADTALYQAKTQGRDQVVIHPQSTPVNS, from the coding sequence TTGATCAAGGTTATATGGATTTGTACTGTATTGATTTTTTGGGTGCCGGTGAAAGCGTTTGCGGCCCAAGCTGTGGTGTATAGCTTTTCAGATGAATACCAATCCCTCACGTCAAGATTAACCACTGCGCCTCAACAAGTCTTAACACAGTTAATAAACTCAGCGCCGCAACATGAGGCAAGTAACGTGGTTAAAGCTGAGTACTATGCCATTTTAAGTGACACTTACTACGCGCTAACGTATCCGCAAAAAGCAATTGAGAGCGCGCAACAAGGTCTGAGTTTTATCACCGAAGAGTCAGAACCTTGGTTGTACCATAATTTGAAATTAATCGAAGCGACAGCGATAGAGATGGCGGGTGAGCCCATTGATGCGTTGTTGGCTGTCAATAAAGCGGTGGCGTGGGCAAAAGATAACCACAGCGAAGCAACATATATACTCGGTTTATATGTTAGAGGCTTGTTATTTACCTCGTTAAATGAGTATAGCGGCGCTGCAGAGAACTTCTTAGAAGCCTACAGTTTGTCTACCCAATATACCGGCAAAATTTCCAAGGCTAATATTGCCGGCATGATTGGGGTTATGTACGAAAATCGCGGTGATTATAAACTGGCGATCCCCTATTACGCCGAAGCTGTTGCCCACGCACGTAAAAATAACGAACCCCTGAATTTAAGCATCGTATTGTTTGGTTTAGGCTCAGCTAATTTTGGTGCCGGTAATATTGATTTAGGCGAAACGCAACTTATTGAATCCGCGGATATTGCACGCTCATTGGATGACTCCCAAGGGGTTGGGTATGCGCTCAAGCAGTTAGCAAAAATCAGTATAAAGAAACAAGACTACGCATTGGCCGAAAAGCGTTTGAAAAGAGCAGCTGACATTTTTGCTGAGAGCGAAAATAGACCGATAGATTTTCAGATTTCAAAAAGTTTGTTTGAAGTGGCTTTAGCGACAGGGGAACTCGAAAAAGCCGAGCAACATCGTGATAGCGCAAAAGAATATTTAAATCCTGCCACCATGCCTAGCGACACCATAGAGATAGAGCAACTCGAAGCTGAGTTAGCAGCTGCCCAGGGGGATCTAGCCGCGGCTTATGCACACATGCAGCACGCCCTAACCTTGAGTAGTGAATATCATGCGACCAGAAACTCTGAACAACTTCATCGTTTGCGAGCCATTTATCGCGTGCGCGCCTCAGAACAGGAGAACAAGATACTAGAGCATCAAAATCGTTTGCAGCGTTTTGCGCTTAGTGCTCAAGAGCAGCGCAATATTTATTTGTGGGCGTTTCTGGGTATTGTGTTGGTAGTGTGTTGTTTATTAGCTGTGATGGTTTATCGGGTCAAGGCGCAAAGTAGGGCACTTACAAAACTTGCGATCACAGATGATCTAACCGGCTTGTACAACAGGCGTCACATTATCGAGCAGCTTGAGCGACAAGTACATGCAGCGAACCGCTACAAGTATGATTTGTGTGTCGCGATTATCGATTTAGATTTCTTCAAGAAGATCAACGACAGCTATGGCCACGCAGTGGGCGATCGTGTGTTAATTGAATTCAGTGATATATGCAGTAAAAATCTACGGCAGTCCGATATTATCGGGCGTATTGGCGGCGAAGAATTTTTGGTCATTTTACCGCACACCAATTTGCAAGATGGGTATAATGCACTAGACGGTTTACGCCATAAAATATCTATGGTGAATAATGTGGTTGATATCAAAGATTTATCCATCAGTGCTTCAATTGGTTTGACCTTCAATACCGATAGCCGAGAGAGCATGCAATTAATGGCCGATGCCGATACCGCACTTTATCAAGCCAAAACCCAGGGACGCGATCAGGTCGTGATCCATCCACAGAGCACGCCAGTTAATTCGTAA
- a CDS encoding DUF3718 domain-containing protein: MLKIVKTSIAIAATSLFMSGAAQADVAEALQNICTIVKADDKGELRKKMKRVQSDYRLKLQDYYSGISCGGNSLIRTAMLSDAVEAGTLLVKKMPKSELSTPEQDGKTVIAWASENGLNASPIMSVLNDRI, from the coding sequence ATGTTGAAAATAGTTAAAACTTCTATCGCTATTGCCGCCACTTCATTATTTATGTCGGGTGCAGCACAAGCTGACGTAGCAGAAGCATTACAGAATATTTGTACCATAGTAAAAGCAGACGACAAAGGTGAGCTTCGTAAGAAAATGAAGCGTGTACAGTCTGACTATCGTTTGAAATTGCAAGATTATTACTCAGGTATTTCTTGTGGTGGCAACAGCTTAATTCGTACCGCCATGTTAAGCGATGCGGTTGAAGCTGGCACCTTGTTAGTAAAGAAAATGCCCAAAAGTGAATTATCTACCCCTGAGCAAGACGGCAAAACCGTTATCGCTTGGGCATCTGAAAATGGTTTGAATGCTTCACCTATTATGAGTGTGCTTAACGACCGCATCTAA
- a CDS encoding Gfo/Idh/MocA family protein, with amino-acid sequence MTEQKLTEKGPSIQALRKNKKIRWGVLGAGRIAQTFCKDIQHTQLAALTAVASRNLKDAQHFAKNYNIPNALQGYQALYQHSDIDAIYIATPHNFHFEQASAALNAGKHVLCEKPITVTPEQCQQLIDIARHNDCFLMEGMWSYFLPAIIKAKEWVDMGRIGKIVHIKADFGYPVKYVEGDRMYNPALAGGCLLDMGIYTLAIAQMFTRQHSISQQSISQHLISQHLISQQSERSIYSHRRAKTGVEDDVTIVTQYPDVTTTLACSFRARLQNSAHIIGENGYIEIPDFWRADRCSLFQLDEKIDDFQHQRAGFGFEFEIDAASKSILAGEKEAKLMPLSTSLILQHQMHSILQGIAIR; translated from the coding sequence ATGACAGAGCAAAAACTGACAGAGAAAGGCCCAAGTATACAAGCGCTACGAAAAAACAAAAAAATCCGCTGGGGCGTTTTAGGCGCAGGGCGTATTGCCCAAACATTTTGTAAAGACATTCAGCATACACAATTGGCTGCGTTAACCGCTGTCGCTTCTCGTAACCTTAAAGATGCCCAGCACTTTGCAAAAAACTATAATATCCCTAATGCGTTGCAAGGCTATCAAGCCTTGTACCAACACTCAGACATAGATGCTATCTATATTGCCACACCGCATAATTTCCATTTTGAGCAAGCAAGCGCAGCGCTTAATGCCGGCAAACATGTGCTGTGTGAAAAACCAATTACCGTTACACCTGAGCAATGCCAACAGTTAATCGATATTGCACGGCACAACGACTGCTTTCTTATGGAAGGCATGTGGAGCTATTTTTTGCCCGCTATTATCAAGGCAAAAGAATGGGTAGATATGGGACGCATTGGAAAAATCGTTCACATCAAAGCCGATTTTGGTTACCCGGTAAAGTACGTTGAAGGGGATCGCATGTATAACCCAGCACTTGCTGGGGGCTGCCTATTGGATATGGGAATTTATACCTTAGCCATAGCGCAGATGTTTACTCGTCAGCACTCTATTAGCCAGCAGTCTATTAGCCAGCACTTGATTAGCCAGCACTTGATTAGCCAGCAGTCCGAACGCAGTATTTATAGTCACAGGCGGGCTAAAACCGGGGTAGAAGATGATGTAACGATTGTCACGCAATATCCTGACGTTACCACTACATTAGCCTGCTCCTTTAGAGCAAGATTACAAAATTCGGCGCACATCATAGGAGAAAATGGTTACATCGAAATCCCTGACTTTTGGCGTGCTGATCGCTGTAGCTTATTTCAACTAGATGAAAAAATAGATGATTTTCAGCACCAAAGAGCGGGGTTTGGTTTCGAGTTTGAAATAGACGCTGCCAGTAAAAGTATTCTGGCTGGTGAAAAAGAAGCCAAGTTAATGCCGTTATCCACCAGCTTAATTTTGCAGCATCAAATGCACAGTATTCTGCAAGGGATCGCCATACGATAA
- the ylqF gene encoding ribosome biogenesis GTPase YlqF: MSIHWYPGHMHKAQKEIKELLPQVDLLIEVLDARIPYSSENPAIAAIRGDTPCIKVLSKSDLADPDVTAMWQAHLEQERGVKTFTTTTEQPQKMKQIIDLCRKMLPEKDASIKTINTMICGIPNVGKSTLINILAERIIAKTGNEPAVTKAQQRINLGSGIILFDTPGILWPKVENPQSSYRLATTGAIKDTAMEYDDVGFFAADYLIKAYPDLLKERYKLENIPDTEIEFLEMAAAQRGALRAGGRVNLHKICEVLVNEFRSGKLGRISLETPDMIVKEEAEMAAAEAKKAEEKALRKERFKTGSLTRDKKAQKEHRIERVQRRSKEKQARKK; the protein is encoded by the coding sequence ATGTCGATTCATTGGTATCCTGGGCACATGCACAAAGCCCAGAAGGAAATAAAAGAATTATTGCCGCAAGTAGATTTACTGATAGAAGTGCTTGATGCGCGAATTCCTTATTCCAGTGAAAATCCAGCCATTGCCGCTATTCGTGGTGACACGCCTTGCATCAAGGTGTTGAGTAAATCTGATTTAGCTGACCCTGATGTAACCGCAATGTGGCAAGCGCATCTTGAACAAGAGCGCGGAGTGAAAACATTCACTACCACCACAGAACAACCGCAAAAAATGAAGCAGATCATCGATTTGTGCCGCAAAATGTTGCCTGAAAAAGACGCCAGCATTAAGACCATTAATACCATGATTTGCGGTATTCCTAATGTGGGCAAGTCTACCCTTATCAATATATTGGCAGAGCGCATCATAGCCAAAACAGGGAATGAACCGGCGGTGACAAAAGCTCAACAAAGGATCAACCTAGGCAGTGGGATTATTCTTTTTGATACGCCAGGTATTTTATGGCCTAAGGTGGAAAACCCGCAAAGTAGTTATCGTTTAGCCACAACCGGTGCAATTAAAGATACCGCGATGGAATATGACGACGTGGGCTTTTTTGCAGCAGATTACTTAATCAAAGCTTACCCAGATTTACTTAAAGAGCGCTACAAGCTTGAAAATATTCCTGATACGGAAATAGAATTTCTAGAAATGGCCGCAGCTCAGCGCGGCGCATTGCGCGCAGGCGGGCGAGTGAATTTGCATAAAATATGCGAAGTCTTGGTTAACGAATTTCGCTCAGGCAAGTTAGGTCGCATTAGTCTTGAAACCCCTGACATGATTGTGAAGGAAGAGGCTGAAATGGCCGCTGCTGAAGCAAAGAAAGCAGAAGAAAAAGCGCTGCGTAAAGAGCGCTTTAAAACTGGCTCGCTGACGCGTGATAAAAAAGCCCAGAAAGAGCACCGTATTGAGCGCGTACAACGGCGCAGCAAAGAGAAGCAAGCGCGCAAAAAATAA